In Macaca fascicularis isolate 582-1 chromosome 15, T2T-MFA8v1.1, one genomic interval encodes:
- the AK3 gene encoding GTP:AMP phosphotransferase AK3, mitochondrial isoform X2, producing MTRLALHELKNLTQYSWLLDGFPRTLAQAEALDRAYQIDTVINLNVPFEVIKQRLTARWIHPASGRVYNIEFNPPKTVGIDDLTGEPLIQREDDKPETVIKRLKAYEDQTKPVLEYYQKKGVLETFSGTETNKIWPYVYAFLQTKVPQTSQKASVTP from the exons ATGACTCGGCTGGCCCTTCATGAGCTGAAAAATCTCACCCAGTATAGCTGGCTGTTGGATG gTTTTCCAAGGACCCTTGCACAGGCAGAAGCCCTAGACAGAGCTTATCAAATCGACACAGTGATTAACCTGAATGTGCCCTTTGAGGTCATTAAACAACGCCTTACTGCTCGCTGGATTCATCCCGCCAGTGGCCGAGTCTACAACATTGAATTCAACCCTCCCAAAACTGTG GGCATTGATGACCTGACTGGGGAGCCTCTCATTCAGCGTGAGGATGATAAACCAGAGACGGTTATCAAGAGACTAAAGGCTTATGAAGACCAAACAAAGCCAGTCCTGGaatattacca GAAAAAAGGAGTGTTGGAAACATTCTCCGGAACAGAAACTAATAAGATTTGGCCCTATGTGTATGCTTTCCTACAAACTAAAGTTCCACAAACAAGCCAGAAAGCTTCAGTTACTCCATGA